The sequence below is a genomic window from Bacteroidales bacterium.
ACCGTGCTGCATTTAATTTTTTCACTGAAGTTTAATGTTATGGTTGAAGTGCCGCAGGTTTCAGAAATATTATTAAAAACAGGTTTGACATTATCAAAAATTGAAGCACTAGAACTGCTGAAATCTAAAGTATATCCTTGACTAGTAGCACCATTAAAATTTTCTATACACAAATAATACGTTTGTCCCGCTGTTACGGATAAATCCCTATTGTATGGATTTACATTGGATGGAGGACTACCGCTGGATGGACCATTGTTGTCTGAAGTGCCTCCTTTAGCCGTTGACATTCCAGTTTCTCCAAGTGGATTGCCGCTCGAATTACAGCTAACAATCTTGCTTGGACCTATATTACTGCAGGAAGAACCGGTTAGATTAAACAAAGCCCAGTCATAATCATCAAGAGAATTCGATGGCGTAATTAAAAAACTTAAATTTCCCGATGTTTGTACAGTAAATTTATACCATACCGAGTTTGTCTCAGGAGTTAAACAAGAGCCATTAACCTGATCCTGAAGATTGCCGTATCCTGTCCATGACTGGTTTTGTACGAAGGTGTATTGACATACGGGAATTGCCCCTCCGCAATCCTGAGGTGATATTGTATCCGGCAATGTACAAGACGATGTGCAGGATATTGTTGCATCCCATCCGGCAGATGGCATTGACCCTGCTGTAAATGCAAAAGTTAAGCAGCCACCTGGAACTGAGCTGGAACCTAATACAAGCGGCGTAGAACTTGTCCCAATTATTGTGGACTTAACAGCCCAACTCGTGTCAGGGCCATCATAAACAACTAATTTTGAGCCATTAAATAAATTATAGCTATTAAAAGTAACAACTACGCATTTATTTGGGTCATCAGAACAAAAAGTTTTAATATATTTTTTATTTGTCGCAAAATTACCCGATGCTCCTCCATCGTCGTAAAAATTGCCTGCACAGGTTGAAACAGTGCCCGGGTCGCTTATCAGATATGTTTGGCTAAATAATTTTGAGGAAAACAAAGTCGAAATGATAGTTAGTGCGAAAGTTAATGTTTTAATAGTAAGCATCTTCATTTTTTTATTGCTTAAAATAAATAAACTTAATTTTGTAAAATTATATTAATTTAAGAGATTAGACAATAAAAATAAACAATTGGTTGCAATAAAGGAAAATTAATTCTTTTAAAAATTGGGAAAAATATATGAAATGTAAAGTTCAATAAAGAAGAACTGGTTTTTGGAGGCGGCTAATGACAATTAACCAATAACTATTATTCCGTAAAATCATACATGCTTTTGGGAAAGAGCCGCATCTGTGGCTTTTTGTGTTTGTTTTCTGTTTCTTTTCTGTGCTTTCCGAAAATATTTCTCGGATGTTTTATACGCTTTTCTTTCTTTTTATAAACATAGAATTTATTGTTTTTATAATCTGCTCCGTGAAAACTGAGGTTTTCCCCTTCTCTTTTATTAATTGTAAAAATTCCAAGTAATCTCTTTTTAACAACTTTTCTCAATTTTCTGCTAAAAGTAAAAGCTGAAGCTCCGCCGTGCCACTCGCGGCTATATGAGTCTTTTCTTTCACAAAGTCCTTTAGGTCTGAACGAAAAAAAGCTTTCGTTACTCTCAACTTTCCTGTGCTTGCTGTTATATTTAGAAGTTGGAATAAAAGCTTTTACTTTTCTATTGAATGCACTAATTTTAATATCCGGACCGAAAAAGAACGTTTTGTTTTGTACCTTTCTGTTTTTACTGCTGTATTTTGAAGATGAAGAAAAAATCCTGAATTTTCTGTTATATGATTTTTCCTTTTTATCGGATTTAAAAACAGAATTTTTGTTTACAACTTTTCTTTTACTACTGCTGAAAGAATTTGAACCTTTTGTATTTTTAGTATTACGATTATACGATTTTACTTCTTTTTCGCTGAATATGCTGTAAATAAATTTATAAAAATATCTTTTACTTTTTCCGTTTTGTGCATTGCATGGAATAAAAGCAAATGTTACTAAAATAAATAATATGTATTTTTTTTTAAGCACAAAATTTTATAAGAGATTTTCGTTTTTTAGTTTGCTTAATATTCCGGCAACAGATTCGCTTCTGTCCGTTGTATAAAAGTGAATTCCGGGAATATCGGTTTTAAGCAAAGCTCTGCATTGGTCTGCAGCAAAGTTAATACCAAAAGATGATACTGCTTCTATATTAATCCACATATTGTCCGCTAAAAGTAAAAAGTGATACAAAATAAGCAATAAATAATTGAATATCAAAAAAAACAATACAACATACCCGAATACTTTTTCCAACGAATTCTCAAAACATTTCAACGAATTCTCAAAAAATCTTGGCAAATTCTAAAAAGCAATTGACTTATCTCAATTTCCAATGTAATATTGTAAAATAGATTTAGTTTAAGATTTTTGTCTCGTTTCCCTTGGTGTCATTTTTTATCTGCTTAATGTCAACTGAGGGAACACGGGGCAAAATTTATTAATAATGACAATTTGCCTGATATTGCTGATGTTGCATTCTTGAAAATGATAATGAATTTCGGGGAGTAACTTGAATTATACAGATAAAGATGGTATCAAAAATAAAATATATCTTTGCATCACATTGCAGATTTTAAAAAATGGGAAAAATATTTTTATTAATAATACTTATTGCAGCAAACGTTTATGGGCAAAATTCAATGCGACTTTCGCAAATAATTGTCAAACTAAAAGAAAATGTAAAATATGATTTGAAAAATAGAAGAAATATTAATTGCATTGGAATAAAAAGTATTGACGAAATAAATATAAAATACAATGTTGAAAATATCCGTAAAATAAGAGTAAAAAATAGTGAAGTAAATATTTTAGTATTGACATTTCCTGATAAGACAGACCTAAAAAAAATAATATCGGAATACTCAAAAATCAATGAAGTTGAATATTCTGAACCCGATTACAAAGTTGAAGCTTATGGGAACAATAGAATTACACCCAATGACCAATGTTATCAAATGCAGTGGG
It includes:
- a CDS encoding methylenetetrahydrofolate reductase; its protein translation is MWINIEAVSSFGINFAADQCRALLKTDIPGIHFYTTDRSESVAGILSKLKNENLL